The following are from one region of the Silene latifolia isolate original U9 population chromosome 9, ASM4854445v1, whole genome shotgun sequence genome:
- the LOC141602114 gene encoding uncharacterized protein LOC141602114, whose protein sequence is MAIGNDSATHTIENSSTPKIDPLSPYFLGSGDIPGIKISQVQLTNLNYDDWSRSMRMSLKSRRKFGFCDGSIKKPTDAFLLGQWEVVNCTIVQWLRNTIAPSILESVPYVEDAAAVWADLEEQFAVVDGTAIHNLKTDLGNCKQTKGMSVTQYYGKLKSLWDAILVHEPLFTCECGKCTCNIASKAITRLDNERLHQFFMGLDNTLYGNLRNQQFQLTPLPTVNRAYHAALQAERLLAPAVTPETPDIMAFAMPGAARPPIDWKAQLS, encoded by the exons ATGGCTATTGGCAACGACTCTGCCACACATACCATTGAAAACAGTTCTACCCCAAAAATTGATCCCCTTTCTCCTTATTTTCTCGGCTCTGGTGATATTCCGGGAATTAAGATTTCTCAAGTTCAATTAACAAACCTTAACTATGATGATTGGAGTCGTTCCATGAGGATGTCTCTCAAATCGCGTCGCAAATTTGGTTTTTGTGACGGTTCCATTAAAAAACCTACTGATGCTTTTCTGCTTGGACAATGGGAGGTCGTCAATTGCACCATTGTCCAATGGCTACGAAATACAATTGCTCCGTCTATCTTGGAAAGCGTGCCCTATGTCGAGGACGCCGCTGCTGTTTGGGCTGATCTAGAGGAACAATTCGCGGTGGTCGACGGCACTGCTATTCATAATCTGAAAACCGATCTCGGTAATTGCAAACAAACCAAAGGTATGTCTGTTACCCAATACTATGGTAAATTAAAGAGTTTATGGGATGCTATTCTTGTCCATGAACCACTCTTTACCTGTGAATGTGGGAAATGCACCTGTAATATCGCTTCCAAGGCGATTACCCGTCTTGATAATGAACGTCTCCATCAGTTTTTTATGGGGCTTGATAATACTCTATACGGTAATTTACGTAATCAACAATTTCAGTTAACTCCCTTACCTACTGTTAACCGAGCCTATCATGCGGCCCTTCAGGCAGAGCGCCTCCTTGCGCCTGCTGTCACCCCCGAGACACCGGATATTATGGCCTTCGCAATGCCTGGTGCTGCTCGTCCTCCAATTGATTGGAAAGCtcaac TTTCCTGA
- the LOC141600365 gene encoding uncharacterized protein LOC141600365 isoform X1, whose translation MRLMNHLRYMMYQRCLQFRNNYNYNCNVYSSPTACFSSIPQPPVSVSMVQGASRGIGLEFVKQLLEKDKRGHVVATCRNPENSSGLDDLKTRYSDRLNILKLDVTSETTIQAAAHSVTQTYGHLNLLLNASGILSIPAVLQPETSLTKVHKSAMMLAYEVNAVGPILVIKHMWPLLKAGGGVGTTREAAVVATLSARVGSITDNHLGGWHSYRASKSALNQLTKTVSVEFARKKDPIVCILLHPGTVDTDLSRPFQKNVPQGKLFTREFCVNKLLSIIDGAKIQDNGKFFAWDGQEIPW comes from the exons ATGCGGTTGATGAATCATCTAAGGTATATGATGTATCAGCGTTGTTTACAATTCagaaataattataattataattgcaatGTGTATTCCTCACCAACAGCTTGTTTCTCCTCCATCCCTCAACCTCCTGTTTCTGTTTCTATGGTTCAAGGTGCTTCTCGGGGTATTGGCCTTGAATTT GTAAAACAACTATTGGAAAAAGATAAGAGAGGGCATGTTGTGGCTACCTGTCGGAATCCAGAAAATTCAAGTGGACTTGATGATCTGAAAACCAGATATAGTGACCGCCTTAACATTCTTAAATTGGATGTCACCTCTGAAACCACCATTCAGGCAGCAGCTCATTCTGTGACACAAACATATGGTCATCTTAATCTTCTTCTCAATGCCTCTGGAATTCTTTCCATACCTGCTGTGCTTCAACCAG AAACCAGCTTGACCAAAGTACACAAGTCGGCTATGATGCTTGCATATGAGGTTAATGCTGTCGGTCCTATTCTAGTCATCAAG CATATGTGGCCCCTTTTAAAGGCTGGAGGAGGTGTAGGAACTACGAGGGAAGCTGCAGTTGTGGCAACTCTGAGCGCCAGGGTCGGATCTATTACTGATAATCACCTTGGGGGTTGGCATTCTTATCGTGCCTCTAAGTCAGCATTAAATCAGT TGACTAAAACAGTTTCAGTGGAATTTGCACGTAAGAAGGATCCTATTGTTTGCATTCTGTTGCACCCAGGCACAGTTGACACCGATTTATCTCGGCCATTTCAGAAAAATGTGCCACAAGGCAAGCTTTTTACCAGAGAATTCTGTGTCAATAAGCTTCTTAGCATCATTGACGGAGCCAAGATTCAGGATAATGGTAAATTCTTTGCATGGGATGGTCAGGAAATTCCCTGGTAA
- the LOC141600365 gene encoding uncharacterized protein LOC141600365 isoform X2 produces the protein MVQGASRGIGLEFVKQLLEKDKRGHVVATCRNPENSSGLDDLKTRYSDRLNILKLDVTSETTIQAAAHSVTQTYGHLNLLLNASGILSIPAVLQPETSLTKVHKSAMMLAYEVNAVGPILVIKHMWPLLKAGGGVGTTREAAVVATLSARVGSITDNHLGGWHSYRASKSALNQLTKTVSVEFARKKDPIVCILLHPGTVDTDLSRPFQKNVPQGKLFTREFCVNKLLSIIDGAKIQDNGKFFAWDGQEIPW, from the exons ATGGTTCAAGGTGCTTCTCGGGGTATTGGCCTTGAATTT GTAAAACAACTATTGGAAAAAGATAAGAGAGGGCATGTTGTGGCTACCTGTCGGAATCCAGAAAATTCAAGTGGACTTGATGATCTGAAAACCAGATATAGTGACCGCCTTAACATTCTTAAATTGGATGTCACCTCTGAAACCACCATTCAGGCAGCAGCTCATTCTGTGACACAAACATATGGTCATCTTAATCTTCTTCTCAATGCCTCTGGAATTCTTTCCATACCTGCTGTGCTTCAACCAG AAACCAGCTTGACCAAAGTACACAAGTCGGCTATGATGCTTGCATATGAGGTTAATGCTGTCGGTCCTATTCTAGTCATCAAG CATATGTGGCCCCTTTTAAAGGCTGGAGGAGGTGTAGGAACTACGAGGGAAGCTGCAGTTGTGGCAACTCTGAGCGCCAGGGTCGGATCTATTACTGATAATCACCTTGGGGGTTGGCATTCTTATCGTGCCTCTAAGTCAGCATTAAATCAGT TGACTAAAACAGTTTCAGTGGAATTTGCACGTAAGAAGGATCCTATTGTTTGCATTCTGTTGCACCCAGGCACAGTTGACACCGATTTATCTCGGCCATTTCAGAAAAATGTGCCACAAGGCAAGCTTTTTACCAGAGAATTCTGTGTCAATAAGCTTCTTAGCATCATTGACGGAGCCAAGATTCAGGATAATGGTAAATTCTTTGCATGGGATGGTCAGGAAATTCCCTGGTAA